One genomic window of Piliocolobus tephrosceles isolate RC106 chromosome 19, ASM277652v3, whole genome shotgun sequence includes the following:
- the SBF1 gene encoding myotubularin-related protein 5 isoform X1, with protein sequence MARLADYFVLVAFGPHPRGSGEGQGQILQRFPEKDWEDNPFPQGIELFCQPSGWQLCPERNPPTFFVAVLTDINSERHYCACLTFWEPVEPSQQETTREEDAAEREEEDEGGQTHLSPTAPAPSAQLFAPKTLVLVSRLDHPEVFRNSLGLIYAIHVEGLNVCLENVIGNLLTCTVPLAGGSQRTISLGAGDRQVIQTPLADSLPVSRCSVALLFRQLGITNVLSLFCAALTEHKVLFLSRSYQRLADACRGLLALLFPLRYSFTYVPILPAQLLEVLSTPTPFIIGVNAAFQAETQELLDVIVADLDGGTVAIPECVHIPPLPEPLQSQTHSVLSMVLDPELELADLAFPPPTTSTSSLKMQDKELRAVFLRLFAQLLQGYRWCLHVVRIHPEPVIRFHKAAFLGQRGLVEDDFLMKVLEGMAFAGFVSERGVPYRPTDLFDELVAHEVARMRADENHPQRILRHVQELAEQLYKNENPYPAVAMHKVQRPGESSHLRRVPRPFPRLDEGTVQWIVDQAAAKMQGAPPAVKAEKRTTVPSGPPMTAILERCSGLHVNSARRLEVVRNCISYVFEGKMLEAKKLLPAVLRALKGRAARRCLAQELHLHVQQNRAVLDHQQFDFVVRMMNCCLQDCTSLDEHGIAAALLPLVTAFCRKLSPGVTQFAYSCVQEHVVWSTPQFWEAMFYGDVQTHIRALYLEPTEDPAPAQEVGEAPSQEDERSALDVASEQRRLWPTLSREKQQELVQKEESTVFSQAIHYANRMSYLLLPLDSSKSRLLRERAGLGDLESASNSLVTNSMAGSVAESYDTESGFEDAETCDVAGAVVRFINRFVDKVCTESGVTSDHLKGLHVMVPDIVQMHIETLEAVQRESRRLPPIQKPKLLRPRLLPGEECVLDGLRVYLLPDGREEGAGGSAGGPALLPAEGAVFLTTYRVIFTGMPTDPLVGEQVVVRSFPVAALTKEKRISVQTPVDQLLQDGLQLRSCTFQLLKMAFDEEVGSDSAELFRKQLHKLRYPPDVRATFAFTLGSAHTPGRPPRVTKDKGPSLRTLSRNLVKNAKKTIGRQHVTRKKYNPPSWEHRGQPPPEDQEDEISVSEELEPSTLTPSSALKPSDRMTMSSLVERACCRDYQRLGLGTLSSSLSRAKSEPFRISPVNRMYAICRSYPGLLIVPQSVQDNALQRVSRCYRQNRFPVVCWRSGRSKAVLLRSGGLHGKGVVGLFKAQNAPSPGQSQADSSSLEQEKYLQAVVSSMPRYADASGRNTLSGFSSAHMGSHVPSPRARVTTLSNPMAASASRRTAPRGKWGSVRTSGRSSGLGTDVGSRLAGRDALAPPQANGGPPDPGFLRPQRAALYILGDKAQLKGVRPDPLQQWELVPIEVFEARQVKASFKKLLKACVPGCPAAEPSPASFLRSLEDSEWLIQIHKLLQVSVLVVELLDSGSSVLVGLEDGWDITTQVVSLVQLLSDPFYRTLEGFRLLLEKEWLSFGHRFSHRGAHTLAGQSSGVTPVFLQFLDCVHQVHLQFPMEFEFSQFYLKFLGYHHVSRRFRTFLLDSDYERIELGLLYEEKGERRGQLPCRSVWEYVDRLSKRTPVFYNYMYAPEDTEVLRPYSNVSNLKVWDFYTEETLAEGPPYDWELAQGPPEPPEEERSDGSAPQSRRRVVWPCYDSCPRAQPDAISRLLEELQRLETELGRPAERWKDTWDRVKAAQRLEGRPDGRGTPSSLLVSTAPHHRRSLGVYLQEGPVGSTLSLSLDSDQSSGSTASGSRQAARRSTSTLYSQFQTAESENRSYEGTLYKKGAFMKPWKARWFVLDKTKHQLRYYDHRVDTECKGVIDLAEVEAVAPGTPTMGAPKTVDEKAFFDVKTTRRVYNFCAQDVPSAQQWVDRIQSCLSDA encoded by the exons ATGGCGCGGCTCGCGGACTACTTCGTGCTGGTGGCGTTCGGGCCGCACCCGCGCG GGAGTGGGGAAGGCCAGGGCCAGATTCTGCAGCGCTTCCCGGAGAAGGACTGGGAAGACAACCCATTCCCCCAGGGCATCGAGCTG TTTTGCCAGCCTAGCGGGTGGCAGCTGTGTCCCGAGAGGAATCCACCGACCTTCTTTGTTGCTGTCCTCACTGACATCAACTCCGAGCGCCACTACTGCGCCTGCTTGACCTTCTGGGAGCCAGTGGAGCCTTCACAG CAGGAAACGACGCGCGAGGAGGATGCCgcagagagggaagaggaggatgagGGAGGCCAGACCCACCTGTCTCCCACAGCGCCTGCCCCGTCTGCCCAGCTGTTTGCACCGAAGACGCTGGTACTGGTGTCTCGACTTGACCACCCGGAGGTGTTCAGG AACAGCCTCGGCCTCATCTATGCCATCCATGTGGAGGGCCTGAATGTGTGCCTGGAAAACGTGATTGGGAACCTGCTGACGTGCACCGTGCCCCTGGCTGGGGGCTCACAG AGGACGATCTCTTTGGGGGCTGGTGACCGGCAGGTCATCCAAACTCCACTGGCTGACTCGCTGCCCGTCAGCCGCTGCAGCGTGGCCCTGCTTTTCCGCCAGCTGG GCATCACCAACGTGCTGTCTTTGTTCTGTGCCGCCCTCACGGAGCACAAGGTTCTCTTCCTGTCCCGGAGCTACCAGCGGCTTGCCGATGCCTGTAGGGGCCTCCTGGCACTGCTGTTTCCTCTCAGATACAG CTTCACCTATGTGCCCATCCTGCCGGCTCAGCTGCTGGAGGTCCTCAGCACACCCACGCCCTTCATCATTGGGGTCAACGCGGCCTTTCAGGCAGAGACTCAGGAGCTG CTCGACGTGATCGTTGCTGATCTGGATGGAGGAACGGTGGCCATCCCCGAGTGCGTGCACATTCCACCCTTGCCAGAGCCGCTGCAGAGTCAGACACACAGTGTGCTGAGCATG GTCCTGGACCCGGAACTGGAGTTGGCTGACCTCGCCTTCCCTCCACCCACGACGTCCACGTCCTCCCTGAAGATGCAG GACAAGGAGCTGCGAGCCGTCTTTCTGCGGCTCTTCGCTCAGCTGCTGCAGGGCTATCGCTGGTGCCTGCACGTCGTGCGCATCCACCCAGAGCCTGTCATCCGCTTCCATAAG GCAGCCTTCCTGGGCCAGCGTGGGCTGGTGGAGGATGATTTCCTGATGAAGGTGCTGGAGGGCATGGCCTTTGCTGGCTTCGTTTCAGAGCGTGGGGTCCCGTACCGCCCCACGGACCTGTTCGATGAG CTGGTGGCCCACGAGGTGGCTCGGATGCGGGCAGATGAGAACCACCCCCAGCGTATCCTGCGTCACGTCCAGGAACTGGCAGAGCAGCTCTACAAGAAC GAGAACCCGTACCCAGCCGTGGCGATGCACAAGGTACAGAGGCCTGGCGAGAGCAGCCACCTGCGACGGGTGCCCCGGCCCTTCCCCCGGCTGGATGAGGGCACCGTGCAGTGGATCGTGGACCAGGCTGCGGCCAAGATGCAGGGTGCACCCCCAGCTGTGAAGGCCGAGAAGAGGACCACTGTGCCCTCAGGGCCCCCCATGA CTGCCATACTGGAGCGATGCAGCGGGCTGCATGTCAACAGCGCCCGGCGGCTGGAGGTCGTGCGCAACTGCATCTCCTACGTGTTTGAGGGGAAAATGCTTGAGGCCAAGAAG CTGCTCCCTGCCGTGTTGAGGGCCCTGAAGGGGCGAGCTGCTCGCCGCTGCCTTGCCCAGGAGCTGCACCTGCATGTGCAGCAGAACCGTGCGGTCCTGGACCACCAGCAGTTTGACTTTGTCGTCCGTATGATGAACTGCTGCCTGCAG GACTGCACTTCTCTGGATGAGCATGGCATCGCAGCTGCTCTGCTGCCTCTGGTCACAGCCTTCTGCCGG AAGCTGAGCCCGGGGGTGACGCAGTTCGCGTACAGCTGTGTGCAGGAGCACGTGGTGTGGAGCACGCCACAGTTCTGGGAGGCCATGTTCTATGGGGATGTGCAGACTCACATCCGGGCCCTCTACTTGGAGCCCACCGAGGACCCGGCCCCTGCCCAG GAGGTTGGGGAGGCACCTTCCCAGGAGGACGAGCGCTCTGCCCTGGATGTGGCTTCTGAGCAGCGGCGCCTGTGGCCAACCCTGAGCCGTGAGAAGCAGCAGGAGCTGGTGCAGAAGGAGGAGAGCACCGTGTTCAGCCAGGCCATCCACTATGCCAACCGCATGAGCTACCTCCTCCTGCCCCTGGACAGCAGCAAGAGCCGCCTGCTTCGGGAGCGCGCTGGGCTGGGCGACCTGGAGAGCGCCAGCAACAGCCTGGTCACCAACAG CATGGCTGGCAGCGTGGCTGAGAGCTATGACACGGAGAGTGGCTTTGAGGACGCAGAGACCTGCGACGTGGCTGGCGCTGTGGTCCGCTTCATCAACCGCTTTGTGGACAAGGTCTGCACGGAGAGTGGGGTCACCAGCGACCACCTCAAGGGGCTGCATGTCATGGTGCCAG ACATCGTCCAGATGCACATCGAGACCCTGGAGGCCGTGCAGCGGGAGAGCCGGAGGCTGCCGCCCATCCAGAAG CCCAAGCTGCTGCGGCCGCGCCTGCTGCCCGGTGAGGAGTGTGTGCTGGACGGCCTGCGCGTCTACCTGCTGCCGGATGGGCGTGAGGAGGGTGCGGGGGGCAGTGCCGGGGGACCAGCATTGCTCCCAGCTGAGGGCGCCGTCTTCCTCACCACGTACCGGGTCATCTTCACAGGGATGCCCACCGACCCCCTGG TTGGGGAGCAGGTGGTGGTCCGTTCCTTCCCGGTGGCTGCGCTGACCAAGGAGAAGCGCATCAGCGTCCAGACCCCTGTGGACCAGCTCCTGCAGGACGGGCTGCAGCTGCGCTCCTGCACATTCCAG CTGCTGAAAATGGCCTTTGATGAGGAGGTGGGGTCTGACAGTGCCGAGCTCTTCCGCAAGCAGCTGCATAAGCTGCGGTACCCGCCAGACGTCAGGGCCACCTTCGCGTTCACCCTGGGCTCTGCCCACACACCTGGCCGGCCCCCGCGAGTCACCAAGGACAAGGGTCCTTCCCTCAG AACCCTGTCCCGGAACCTGGTCAAGAACGCCAAGAAGACTATCGGGCGGCAGCATGTCACGCGTAAGAAGTACAACCCCCCCAGCTGGGAGCACCGGGGCCAGCCGCCCCCCGAGGACCAGGAGGACGAGATCTCAG TGTCGGAGGAGCTGGAGCCCAGCACGCTGACCCCGTCCTCAGCCCTGAAGCCCTCCGACCGCATGACCATGAGCAGCCTGGTGGAGAGGGCTTGCTGCCGCGACTACCAGCGCCTCGGCCTGGGCACCCTGAGCAGCAGCCTGAGCCGGGCCAAGTCTGAGCCCTTCCGCATTTCTCCAGTCAACCGCATGTATGCCATCTGCCGCAG CTACCCAGGGCTGCTGATTGTACCCCAGAGTGTCCAGGACAACGCCCTGCAGCGCGTGTCCCGCTGCTACCGCCAGAACCGCTTCCCCGTGGTCTGCTGGCGCAGCGGGCGGTCTAAGGCAGTACTGCTGCGCTCTGGCGGCCTGCATGGCAAAGGTGTCGTCGGCCTCTTCAAGGCCCAGAACGCACCTTCTCCAG GCCAGTCCCAGGCGGACTCGAGTAGCCTGGAGCAGGAGAAGTACCTGCAGGCCGTGGTCAGCTCCATGCCCCGCTACGCGGACGCGTCGGGACGCAACACGCTTAGCGGCTTCTCCTCAGCCCACATGGGCAGTCATG TTCCCAGCCCCAGAGCCAGGGTCACCACGCTGTCCAACCCCATGGCGGCCTCGGCCTCCAGACGGACCGCACCCCGAG GTAAGTGGGGCAGTGTCCGGACCAGTGGGCGCAGCAGTGGCCTTGGCACCGATGTGGGCTCCCGGCTGGCTGGCAGAGACGCGCTGGCCCCACCGCAGGCCAACGGGGGCCCTCCCGACCCGGGCTTCCTGCGGCCACAGCGAGCAGCCCTCTACATCCTTGGGGACAAAGCCCAGCTTAAG GGTGTGCGGCCAGACCCCCTGCAGCAGTGGGAGCTGGTGCCCATTGAGGTATTTGAGGCACGGCAGGTGAAGGCTAGCTTCAAGAAGCTGCTGAAGGCGTGTGTCCCAGGCTGCCCCGCTgctgagcccagcccagcctccttcCTGCGCTCGCTGGAAGACTCGGAGTGGCTGATCCAG ATCCACAAGCTGCTGCAGGTGTCTGTGCTGGTGGTGGAGCTCCTGGATTCAGGCTCCTCTGTGCTGGTGGGCCTGGAGGATGGCTGGGACATCACCACCCAG GTGGTATCCTTGGTGCAGCTGCTCTCAGACCCCTTCTACCGCACGCTGGAGGGCTTCCGCCTGCTGCTGGAGAAGGAGTGGCTGTCCTTCGGTCACCGCTTCAGCCACCGTGGGGCCCACACCCTGGCTGGGCAGAGCAGCGGCGTCACACCCGTCTTCCTGCAGTTCCTGGACTGCGTGCACCAG GTCCACCTGCAGTTCCCCATGGAGTTTGAGTTCAGCCAGTTCTACCTCAAGTTCCTCGGCTACCACCACGTGTCCCGCCGTTTCCGGACCTTCCTGCTCGACTCTGACTATGAGCGCATTGAGCTGG GGCTGCTGTACGAGGAGAAGGGGGAACGCAGGGGCCAGCTGCCGTGCAGGTCTGTGTGGGAGTACGTGGACCGACTGAGCAAGAGGACGCCTGTGTTCTACAATTACATGTATGCGCCCGAGGACACGGAG GTCCTGCGGCCCTACAGCAACGTGTCCAACCTGAAGGTGTGGGACTTCTACACTGAGGAGACGCTGGCCGAGGGCCCTCCCTATGATTGGGAACTGGCCCAGGGGCCCCCCGAGCCCCCAGAGGAAGAGCGGTCTGACGGAAGCGCGCCCCAGAGCCGGCGCCGTGTGGTGTGGCCCTGCTACGACAGCTGCCCACGGGCCCAGCCTGATGCCATCTCACGCCTGCTGGAG GAGCTGCAGAGGCTGGAGACAGAGCTGGGCCGACCCGCTGAGCGCTGGAAGGACACCTGGGACCGGGTGAAGGCTGCACAGCGCCTCGAAGGCCGGCCAGATGGACGT GGCACCCCTAGCTCCCTCCTGGTGTCCACCGCACCCCACCACCGCCGCTCGCTGGGTGTGTACCTGCAGGAGGGGCCCGTGGGCTCCACCCTGAGCCTCAGCCTGGACAGCGACCAGAGTAGTGGCTCAACCGCATCTGGCTCCCGCCAGGCTGCCCGCCGTAGCACCAGCACCCTGTACAGCCAGTTCCAGACAGCTGAGAGTGAGAACAG GTCCTACGAGGGCACTCTGTACAAGAAGGGGGCCTTCATGAAGCCTTGGAAGGCCCGCTGGTTCGTGTTGGACAAGACCAAGCACCAG CTGCGTTACTATGACCACCGTGTGGACACAGAGTGCAAGGGTGTCATCGACCTggcggaggtggaggctgtggcaCCTGGCACGCCCACCATGGGTGCCCCTAAGACTGTGGACGAGAAGGCCTTCTTTGAC GTGAAGACAACGCGTCGCGTTTACAACTTCTGTGCCCAGGACGTGCCCTCGGCCCAGCAGTGGGTGGACCGGATCCAGAGCTGCCTGTCGGACGCCTGA